From Chaetodon trifascialis isolate fChaTrf1 chromosome 24, fChaTrf1.hap1, whole genome shotgun sequence:
AATCAttgtgagatatttcagtgtgaagaAGGCCGAAGAGGTGCGTTCACCAGCAGGCCGACATTTCCACCTCTGGTGCTCTGCCGCTGGCTCCAAATGACTGCACAAAAGGCGTTTGGAGACGTGTTAGTCGGCCGCTAAACTTCAAATCCCGTCTCGCTGTGTAAACTGTGGAGCTCAGCGGTCTGCAGAAGAGCTCAGAAAGGTCAGTTATGCTCCGTCCCGGTGACAATAATTCATGAAGGTGGCGAAATTACACAGGATTGAGCGTAATCCAGAGAAAAACCAGCACCCGGAGTCTGCATTGTTTTCATCAGTTATTGTGTGGTGCTGCTGCACCCTCACTGTACCCTGACACCGTGCTTTTGTCAGCAGCCTTTTGTGTTCAtctttaattattatttatttatttaaaggtATCTGTTCGGGTACTGAGCTCTGGGCGTATGTGTTGACAGATTGAGGACTAGAATAACCTCGTCAGGGCTCAAATTAATGCCGTGATTGAAGTGTTAAAATGACAAGCAGCTGACAAATGTAGTTCATGTGCGTGCTCTTGATTTTACATGCGCAGCCACAGGACTGATGGGCTCTGCTCTGGCTGCAGGAACCCAAAGAGCTACAGCAGTTAATCAGCGTGACAGCTTGAAGTGGctttgcagaaaagaaaaaaaatgtgacagtgCAGTAATCCTGTCACATGGCAAACAGTCACATTACTCCAAGAGGTATTTCTCACAACGTGGCAcaatgtgtgtgagaaactgGTAAATGTGCTAATTTGCAACTTGTGTATACGACAGAGGGTGAGggtgagagcaggagggaggatTAAAAGATACGTATGGAAActtgtgcagctgctgatgcAGTGTGAAAATATCAGATCTGCcatagtgtgtgtgagagaggcagggagagaaggctttgcatacagtatgcagagttttaaagctgctgttgtgtgtgaaaTAGATGGACTGCAGCGGTGAAACAGTTCAAGGCCTCTTGTTATGTTACATAAAACCCATCCCAGTAAGTTCCATGCAGACTTTACACCAAATGTGTGTTATTTCTGACCATTTGTGAGTGGTCCTCAGTGCAGGGTTTACTGTTTACTGCAGCAGATGGACACTGGTCGTGTATTCGCCCTCCTCCTTTTTTATCATCTACAGTGGTGTTGACAAAATCATCACCTCCTTTTCTTGAGCTAGGAGTAAACAAGCCTTCATGGCTCATGCTGTAGTAGGATTCATTGTTAAAACCAATGAGCAAAGACTTATTCGAGAGTAGTTTAAGTTTATAGTTAGTTGTACGCATGCAGACTTGGCCAAACCAGCTGAAGCTGGTCTGATAGTGTGGGAGCTGCTGCGTTGCCGCTGTGCGCCTTTAAGCTTGTAAAGCACAATCAACACGTGCGTTTGATTTCCGCGCCTCGTAGAGCTTCTGCTGAGGGGGAACGTGTTGACAAAAGTTCAACGCACGCCGCTGAGACATGCGTGCTTGAGCGTTTGGTTATTTGATGCCCGTCTGTTCCACGCtgacctctgattggctgaagctgCTTCCACAGAGTGACCAGGGAAGTCACCGAGCTGAAGATTTCGCCTGAAGTGCTTCAACTAAAATATGAAGCTATCGGACTCAAAGGCTTTGGTGTGGGAATATTTTGTTGCTGCCAGGAAAGGTTTTAATAAACCTGCAAAGGTGTTTGTCCAGGAAACGACCTCCGGTGTCACCATCTTAATCAGCAGCATCACTCAAAGTGAAATTAAACTCTTTCTGGTTGCTTTGCATTTGTGTGACCAGATCCTCGTGGCTGTACCAAAGatctatctttttttttatctcttctttCTGCTCTCCCTCATCTTTaatttcctccctccttctctgcctcccACTGCCCACCACTCCATCTCATCTTTCACCTCcatctccatttctctccctccctctgcatctAAATCTCTCATCTTTCCTTATCTCTCCCCTCCACCATCCATCTTTCATAAGCTTTTATACCGCGCTCGTAAATTTAGGCATCGCCTGCATTTACACACCTTAAATagctggaaaataaaaaataaatcgACTTAAATAGCCCTGCAGTGCAGCCTGCTGTTGATGCCGGTGACCGTGCGTTGGTTTTGCATCTACACTGACGGCTACATTTCTGCCTCAGACGCTTTTCATTGAAGTTTGCCTTTTAAGAGCTGCATGTCCGAGCGcagattattttatttatttaacgcCTAACGTAGCGACTCCTAGTTTAGCTGCGCGGTACAGAAATAGGTTTTACAGCAGCTTACAAGAGCCCAGCCAATTTGACAGCATCACATCTGATCACAGTGTGAAGGCAGACAGGTGGAATGAAAGGTTAAAGAAATGGTCAAATCTCTTTTCTCGCTCCGAGCTCAGATGGATTGCAtgacgatgtgtgtgtgtgtgtgtgtgtgtgtgtgtgtgtgtgtgtgtgtgtgtgtgtgtgtgtgtgtgtgtgtgtgtgtgtgtgtgtgtgggccccAAAGTGCCCAgtcacaccagcatttaaaaTGGAGAGGTTTTGCAGTGCAATCAATTAATTCCAGCGGAATAGCCGCGATTCACTCACAGCAGAGCGAGAAGCAAACGCTGATACGCTGATTTCCCGCAGATACCAACAGCAGACCATCTGGACAGCGATGACCCCTGAGAGAACAGACCGCCAGAGAACTGAAAACGGAGGAAGCTGTAAATTTAGCTCATATCTGCTCATTGAAATGTTTCAGCATGCTAATCAGATACAGACATTACAGCAACTTTAATGGTAACAGCAATCACTCTTaggtttgctaacattagccgtTATAATTGAATGTCAATAGGCCCGTCAATGGGCTATTAGCACAggctagctagctggctagcaaGGAGAGCTTTTGTCCACCTTCAACAGGCCTAACTCTTGCACGACGTCTTATTTCTCTCTGTCCGCTGAAGTAACGCTCGGTTAGCGCCCGGTCTCACTCAGGCTAAAACATTTCCAGCATTTCCGTCTGCGTCTTCGCCTCAATTCAGGTCTGACAACGTTGCCTCTTTTTATTGACCATAATGCAGGCGTTTGATGTGATATGTGGTActtgggtgtgtgtttgtatgtgaccatgtatctgtgtgtgtgtgttatttcagAGTGCTCCCTATATATAGCCTAGATGCGGACAGATTTTTGATAACATGCCAGCAAAGCTTTTTAGCTGAGGCTTTTTGTCAGCTCAGGTATAGTAAGTGCTCTGTCTCTTCATTACTTTCACTCAGCGCTGTCCCCAGCCCCTTCATGccctcttcacctccttttcctcctccaccccccgcCCTCTCCCTCTACCTTCGCcacccttcttcttctcttccttttctcctccttttggTGTTACTTTCCACGCTGCCCTCTCTTTGTCCTTGTAACATTATGCCTCTTTTATCACCCATCACCCTCTCGGAGATGCTCGCCGCCTCGTCGCCACAAAACCTCTCTTCATCTCACTTTAACTTGTCTCTTCCTTTTTCCCTCAAATACGCTTTGTTCCTCGAttccctttgtttttttgtggctgGTCATTTgttcctcctttgctcttttattttctttcttgcttctCTACCTTTTTACTCTTTCCTTCCCTCACTCATCCTTTCTTCTTCCTATTCCTTGCCTTCCTTAACATCATCACCTGTTCTCCATCATtccttccttctgtctttctttcctggctttcttttcattgcctttactttgttcattttctccctctgtctccaccttGATCTTCCACCTTCCTTCCAtctgtctcttcctttcttctttcctcctttcccATCCACTTTCTCACTTTCCCGTTGCTTTCCATCCTTTTCTTCCTTCACCTGCCTGTCTTacctttctttttccctcccaGCATTCTTTCCTTACTCCCATTCCTTTCCTCCCTGCTCTTACtctcttctttgtttccttAATTGCGTAACTTCCTCCCTGTTCCCTCTTtccctttttcctgttttcctctttctttgttcctcctttgcttctctctctccattgcCTTTATTTCACACTCTTGTCactccttttctccctttctttccttccacaTCCTTTGATTCATCccaccttcctctctcctccctccatcctttttTCTATTCTTGTCTCCCTCcttgtttccttctttttccttcacCCTCTTTTGTGTTTCATGCTTTCATCATTCTTCCTCATTGTGTCTTCACCTTTGTTTCCCCCTTCACCCCTTTCTCTCATCCCTTTTTCCTTACATGTACCTATgctctccttcttccttcccTTATTTTTTCCTTTGATTCCCTTCTGTCTGATTGTTCCTTCCTTTGTTGTACCTTCCCTTCTTCCTTCTTCCATCCTCACCCCCCTCCCTGTTCTCCGTCCAATCAGCATTCTTGATggtggatataaaatgtcaaataaaataatatgCCTCCCCAGACCGCCCTCGAGGTcttgtgcatttcatttttagctctggtgtgttttcactgtgttgcaTTTATTCATGAATCTTCTCTTAATGTTTTTATGCaacatgctgcatgtgtgccGCTTCCCTtactttcttctcctcttcgcCACTTTCTCCATCCACCTTCCTCCCTcgttccttctcctccctccttcccttttcCAGACTGGCAGGTTGCTACGCTGGCCCTGTTGCTAGGGGGTGGAGCCCTGGTGCTGATGTCATTCCTGGTCGCTCTGGTTGCCGTGTGCATCGGCACGAGACGGCGATTCTACGCACCCGTCGCCTTCATGCTCTTCGCCGCAGGTcagcgcatacacacacacataatgaacTGTAGTCAATGGACAATTACACCAGTCCTGGGTCGAAGGCCACACACTCATTATGTGctaaaatacacacacctaatgacacacccacacacacacacacttaatcaGCCAATTTAGACAAGGTAACTGGAAGGTTGCAGGGTAATCACATTGAAAACTGACatgcatttaaatgataatccttACTTACTCATTAAGTAGGcacacaccctgacacacacacacacacacacacacacacacacacacacacacacacacacacagttcctcctctccctcaacCTAATTTAGAGAAAATCTTATTTTATGAGTCGGTCGCAGCGGGGTCGGAGCGGAGTGTCACGCCTGTCCGTTTAATTTCCCCAGCCAGCTCCAATCTCCAGTTGGACAACTGTCAAGTTTCCATTTTCCCCTTCCTCACCTCCCAGGAATAATTggaaaatttcattttttttaggcgtgaaatgtttcattttgcaaAGCTGGATGTGTTGCCTGTCATGCTGTGCGAACCGCAGGAGTGAGACACAACGCTGAAGAGGAAATCTTCTTAACTTAACGTGATTGAGATTTACAGAAGCTGTGTGGTTTTTCATGAACTGGGAGTCCTCTTCTCCTGGAAAACACTTCCAAAGCATGTGAGAGACATGAAAATGCAGCGGATTTGAATGAAACATCCTTATTATGTTTGGACTGACATTTGGCTGCTCATTGAAATAGAAACATTTTGCATGCTGTGATGATTGGAGAGCTTTTCAGGCTTCAGCCTcagcaaagcaaacagacagTGTGACATTTCCAGCATGAATACATGTCGAGGTATAAAGTGGTTCTGCGAGTACTCTTCCCTCCTGTAAACTCTCATTTCATTGCTTAAGATATCCTCAACAGTCTCCCGGCTAATATAATGATGCTACAGGGCGGCATGATGACTGATTTCAGTTTGGTTTCTGACAAAAatcatgttgtttttccatCAAGTTTGGCAGGAGGCTTAAAATATGAGGCCTCAGCTGCCACTATTATACAAAGGAATCCAGTCAGAGGCACGAATTCAGACCGTTCTGTTGATGCTGTTTGGGAACAAAACACTGTGCTGTACTTGGGAAATTAATTCAAAATTGACCAAGAACCTGAACTGATTCAAACCGAATGTGTTGCTGAACTTCTCTACGATAAACTTGTGCTTGTGCTTAAACCAAGGATTTAATGTTTAACCACATCCTCAGACATCATTTTGGAGCTTGGAAAACAGATCAGTAGTGTGTGTATTCttaacatgcaaacaaacaaagagactAGCTGTCATAATGTGCTTGTTTTCCCCACGAAGGGACATAAACAAACTCTCTAAAGGACGTCTTAAAAGCCAAGCGCAGAGCCGGAGTGTTTTCGGGTGGACTATAAAAGAGCCCTCAGTGAATGAGAGATCACATGCGCACTTCTTAACAACCGGCTACCTCTTTCAGGCTTGTTTTTCACACCATCTGTGTTAATATTTGCATCTTTTTGGAtattatgtattccatgtttttttttttcctgtgcagGAAAGTGCCAGAGCTTGTTTACATTCCCCCAAGATGAATTCCCTTTGAAGAAATATCGATTGATGTGTTCCCCTTTGTTCCACtgccatccatctctctctcccccctcccgtTTTAAACATCTATCTCTGTGCCCGTTCTCCCCCCTTCTACTCCCCCATCGCcgccctccatccctccttaAACTCGTCCTCTTTCCTTTGACCCACCCTGTCTCatccctccagctcctctccccACCAtcatcccctctcctcccctcctgcctgatcaagtttgatttattttgtttttctgaaatgtgcTAAATGAACTAAACAGAGCTAAATGACATCCCCTGAGGGCTCGCGACTCTCTTCTCAACCTAGTCGATGCTAATTTCTGCTATTTTTCCAGCATTTCTGAACTGTTTTGTACGTGATTGATTAAAAAGTGTTACAGTCGGGGACCAAATCCCATGAACCCACAGGTGTTAAacattagtgtgtgttttgattcagtaattaaagctgtggcaggCAGTTTATTTATAGTGTCATTGGGCAAAAATATCTGCAAGCACATTTTAATTCAAGTGCGATGAGAGAAAACTCTCTGGCCAATCACGTGTCATATTAGACAACGGGCGTTTCTATTGGCTGTTCCACtgatgcagatgtgtgtgcacatcccTCCAAAGGATGAAAGCCTAAGCTGGAATAGCCAGGCCTATCTCGGCATGATGTCATTTTAGTGCTGCGCCAGCTCcagagaaagtgaaagtcaAGTGAAAGTCTGATTCAAAGAGAAAATCCTCAAACTTCTGATAAACTTCCGAGACCTCCTGCTGTAAGAGCTGCACTAAAGATAGACACTGACTACAATCTGTGTAAAATGAATTCTTATTTTTTCTAACCTTCTGCATGATCAAAAATCATGGGTGTGCGAGCAGTAGGTGGGTGAAAAGCGCATTGACACAGTCTCATAAATGGAGACGAGCAGCTTGTTCACCATATTCgttcagcaaatgttagcatgtatAGAATATCTGCTTCCAATCATCAAAATATACCAGTGGATAGATGTCTGACAGCAGATGCCTGCAGGGTGTACAGACTCACAAGAAGCTTTCAATAAAAGATGAATAAATGCTGTTTATCAGCTGCAAAGGATCATGACAAGCGACTGCACCCATTTCTGTGATGTTTCTCTCAGAGAAACAATAGACTTAACAATGTCTATCAGCTGTCACCGACTTCCACACTGATACTCCACATCTGTGCTATCACTAAAGTGATCGCAGAGCCTGAGAAGCTTTTGCAATATTCATTAATAGCCCTAAACACAGAGTAACAGCATGAGCTGTCTCACCAAGACGAGAATTTGTTTCTCGCCCACTTCTGTGAAAAACCATCCACCGAAATCTTACTAAAATCCTGCGCTCTGACCAGATAGCTAAAGGCTCTAATAGCTAATTATGTGCTCGAGCTTGAGCATTTTTCAGCCATTAATTTTGAGGTTTGTGCTAGCGTTCATTTACTCCCACTGCATGTGCCCCCCTCCCACAGTTATGTCCTGTAGCTGTTATTTGAAGAAGTGATGCTTTGTCTTGTACTTACTGTCTGCGCGTCTCCTCCAGTTGTCCTCCAGGCCTGCAGCTTGGTCCTCTACCCTATCAAGTTCATCGAAAGCATCAACCTGAGGATTTACCACGAGTTCAACTGGGGCTACGGCCTGGCCTGGGGGGGGACCATCTTTTCCTTCGGCGGGGGAATCCTTTACTGCCTCAACCCCAAGAACTACGAGGAGTATTACTAGCTCTGATTCAAGCCGAGGACTCGACATTCACATGCTTGGAGAGGTACTGAGGGGGCGAGGAGGGGGTTTGGGGGTATTTTACTTTAACGGCTCAATTCCCAAGAACTGTCAGGAATACTACACACCGGATTGGAGCCAATAACTGTATCGCCAgaagcccccccaccccccaccccggGGAAATTCAGGGGGTCAAGCTCGCGTTCAGTGGATTTCTTTTTGTGCCTCAGTCAACAGAAGTGTGAGCACTTAAGCTGGTGGGTATTTGAACTCAACAGGCCGAACGTCACCAGGTCAGCTCTGGGGAGGGGTTGGGGGGTGGAAAGGAGTCCTACTAGTTTATTCCAAGGACTTGTGACACAACTAAGAGAACTGACAGCCCCGCAGTAACAAAGGACGGAGGTTTGCAGTGACGCCGCCgcttctctcctccctgtgaATTTAACTGCAAGAGCTACTCTCATTATGTCGCTACTAACAACTCAACCTATTGATTCTGTTACTTAAGAAACAGGATGTTTGACCGAGAGGCTTTCGCTGCACGTTCAAGcacgcatgcacatgcaaaggcaCGTGTGTCCTCACCTGTACACATCAAATCTCGGGCTGGAAATCCGTCTCCCGCTCCGTCAGTTCATCATCAGCTCCTAAACTTTCACAAGGACGCGGAAGAGCATCACATGCTGCAGTCGCGCCTCACAACTTTCTCATAAGACAGATAGATTCCTCTTGGGGGGAGGTAAGCAGGAGGGAGGGATAAAATAAAGACGCCCGCTCAATATTCTGTTATCGACCCACTTGTCTGTTACCGCGGCAACCCACAGGGCGTGCACATGCAGCTGTCATGATTGATTAGCCGTGGTCGGAAGTGTGAGACAGGGCTGCGCTCAGCCGCCTCCGAGGGTCTGCTAAAATTCGATCCCGTATTGAGCCGAGTTTCTCCACACTGTGACGTTCGGAGCGTCCCTCCTCCTCGGATGCGGCTCCTCTGCATCCTGTCTGTGGACGCGACGCAGACAGAAACCGGTCTCTCAGTGGACATGTTTACATGGACATCAATAGTTTAAGAAAGTTAGGAGCTAATTATTTGATTATGCAGAAGACGGTAAATGGGAAAAGGATTGACTAAAGTATatgcatgtactgtaaaaaCTGAATTTCAAGATAGAAATCAATTGTTAATCCAACAAAGGATTATAACTCAGACGAGTCCCTGAGTGAAGAATCAATGCctcattgtgtgcatgtaaacatggcCGCTCGAGCTGGATCGGTTTATCTGCTGAGAAGTTCAGGCCACGTTTCATTAACGCCAAACTGCTGTTGCCTTGTCTGCAGTAAATGTCAGGGATCAGCACTGCGCCCAGTGTGTGCAGACGCtggtggagagaagagaggacgGACACACGTCTTCTGTTGGACAAGCAAATGTCAATATCAGCCTGTGTTAAAGGATGCTGGGACACACACTGTAGACAAAGAGTAGGACTGTATGCATCAAAGCATCACCTCCATGTGGAAAAAATCATCTGATAATCACTGCTTTCATGTCCCAACAGGCTGATTTGAatttaaactgtatttattaGATTTCCCCTGTTTCCCAGCCCCCGGGGTTTGCTCCTCATCATCGGTTGTTTGGGTGGCAGCCATGGATCAAACACAATTTGTGGGTGTAAATATGGATGAAGAGGCAAATGCTATACTGTTTTTCAAATTCCAAATTGGGCAATAAAGCAGGTGACAAACCCACTTTTTGCTTTCGTTGTGCAAAACACTCCCCGCCGAAGTGTAAATTCAACTTCCCCTGTGTGCTGATTTACTCTCCGAACCCTGCGACCTCCAATCTTCCTTCAAAACACTCTGTAATTTCAAAAGTGCACAGGCAGTCGAATGTAAAAGAATTCTCCGGTTTACGTTTGTCTCGTCTGTGCTCTCCATTGTCACATATTTACCGTGGAGCTGTCAAGCAGCCATCACCCAGAAATAGGATCCAGGCTGCCTCCCTCGCCACCTTAACAAATGTAGAGCTGTGCAGCCGCCGCGCGACTCACGCAGCTGACAGAAGTCCATTTAGTTTCTATGAAGTGACACGGGATCATTTCCTGTCGCTGATGAGGAAAACTTGTAGTCGTTTTTGGCAGTTGTGCCTGTCGCTGTGACAGCAGGGCTGACTGGAAGATTTCCAGAAAGTTTTAGATCACAGCCCACAAATTACAGCGCAGTCATTCTGCATATGCACGGTATCAATGAGACATTCACTGGCCACCTGTAACAGGATAAATATGCaagcacaaagaagaagaagaaggttaGAGAGTTGGTTGGTATCAACTTAAAGTTGACATTAATTACATGGTGAGTATTTTCTTTCTATAAATATCTACAGCCAGCTGGTGGACAGAGTGGAGTGtgtagcagctaaagagacagatattttttctcaggagttggtggagaccaaaacagagctgaaaggagggTCAACACAGGACgtgcattcatcaggtggccagaaacaccaCTATGCTAATGCTGCTCCTGGATGTAAGTAAGTGTCTGATTGCTAACAGGTTCACTGTATCGACCTAAAAGCTGATGATATGTCAACACTTTTGCCCCAAAATGGCTAAAAAATCAGCTAATGTGGGTTTAAAAAGTACTTTTAATGCACACCCCTAACCACAGATGTGTCATCCCCTTATTCCACCTGCTTCTCAGCTGACCAGCTTGTTGGTACCCTGTATGTGCGAAACGTCACGCTGTAATTTGCAGACTGAGATTTAAAGCGTTACTAAAGAGTAAACATGTGGGCAGGATGTGGTGGCGGCTAAAGCCACTTAATCTCACTTCACAGGTCTTTCAGGCTGTCATGAGGCTCTTGTAAATTCACACTGTGTATATTCTCATTAGTTGTACTGAACTGATGGATGTTAAATGAAAGTAGGGTCTTCTGAGGGGCACAAAGCCCCCAAACTTCAATGCTTTCATGTGGATTTTTTTACATACAGTGACAGGTTGTCACAGTTCAGCCATCTTTTTATTTAGCACTGAGTGAAAGCAGAAGCGGCgctcgctgctgctgcagccattaCTCCATTAGTCATAGCAGCTCTACGGGTCAGCGGGTGCTTTTCAGCATGTGACCCTGCTCTTCAGCATTTTATCAGAAAGATGTCGCAGCCCGCCGTGTTCAGCGGAGGGGCACCGGTTAATCAGTGTTTAGCTTTGTCGGGTCACCAGGTTTTCTGTCAGGTCGTGGATGAAACACTCTGCGTCACCTGACTCGGTGTGTTTAGTCCACGCGGGCGGAGCGGAACAAAAGTCCTGACAGCGAGGAAGTGCTGTAATAGAGATCATCGCCGCCAGTACGATATTTGATATGGCCGCTACTGTATTTAattctgtccaatcacagcttagTGAGGGTGTTTTTGCTACCTAGAAACGTCTCTGTGCTTTGGTGGTGTAAAAGAGCCTTAGGCACTAACACTGTGAGACCTGGGTTAAGATTTACAGGAACGGATCTCTCTCTGAAACACTTCATTACTTTgaaaattcaaaacaaacattGGTTTTTATGTGCAGAAATTTGATGTAAGACATGTGATGCGCTCTTGATCTACAGTGCTCGTCTGGTATTACAGCACCTGTATTCTTAATTTACCTGccaaacacataaacacttcCTAAACGCCCAGCAGGGGATTTATCTCCCCCGCCAGATAGCTTCAGATCAAAGACGTACGGCTTGATTTCGTCAGGTAGTTTAACattgtgcagctgctgctgttagtaCATCTTTTATCCAACATTCAAAGTGACAAATGCTACGTTTTCTGATTCGCGGCGCCCAAAACGAGCACACCCCAGCTTCCTCCGGTAGCTGCAGCCTTCAGGGCCGAGCAGATGCATTCAAAGTCGCCGTGTGTTTTGATTTCTTAATTGGGAGCAGAAATCAATGTCACGTCGGTTGTAATTATGAGCCTCTGATTCTAAATGACAATGCAAATATGTTTGCACCAGTTTCAAAAACGACCCACATGCTTTGATTTTTAATGAAGCGCTTCTGTGTGGTTCTGGGTAAATAAGATTATTTGTGTTCGGCCCACATGAGCttggctgcaaaaacacaagtgCCCTTTAATAGGTTCTACTTATTATCTGCGGCCCCCGGGGTGCCTGACCGATGCCGGTTCC
This genomic window contains:
- the LOC139328025 gene encoding transmembrane protein 47-like, with protein sequence MSSAVTETEESARSSPLTPLKLVGLVCVFLALCLDVGAVMSPAWVTADDQYYLSLWESCWKPASTDNWQCNSTLGSDWQVATLALLLGGGALVLMSFLVALVAVCIGTRRRFYAPVAFMLFAAVVLQACSLVLYPIKFIESINLRIYHEFNWGYGLAWGGTIFSFGGGILYCLNPKNYEEYY